The DNA region GGGCATCAGCGGTTTTGAGTTCCTGCTCCAGGGCCAGGCGCTGGTCCCTGAAACCGTCTTTGTCATGATAACGGCTTATGCCACCATTGAATCTGCGGTGGAAGCCACCAAGCGCGGAGCGTACGACTTTATCGCCAAACCTTTTGCTCCGGACGACCTGCTGCGTTTGACGGATCGGGCTTTGGAACGGGTGCGTCTTATTCGCGAGCGCAATCGGCTGGAAGCCGAACGGCGCCGGCGGATGCTTGAACTCGTAACGGAAAAGAGTCAGTTTCGCACCGTCATTGACTGCATGACCGACGGAGTGATAGTATGCAACGCTGAACAGGCACTGGTGCTTTACAATCCGGCAGCGCGTAAGATGTTTTCCAGCCTTCAATCCATCCGGGCGCCGTTAAAAACGGAAGAGGTGTTGGAATGTAAGGATTTGATCGAGATGATTACCGCTGCATCAGCCCGGAAAAAACGTCTGTCAAATGAGATCCGGCTCAGTCTTGAATCAAAAGAAAGCTGGGTTCTGGCAAATGTGGCTCCGGTGATTGATCTCACTTCCAGTCGGTTCCTGGGCACCGTTACGGTCCTCAGGGATATTTCCGACATGAAACGCGTGGAACAGGTCAAGGCCCAGTTCATGAATATGGTGGCCCATGAACTGCGGGCCCCTCTGGCGGCCGTGGACGGTTACCTGGCGGCAATCGACGGCGGGTTTGTCCAGGACAGTCAAAAGCAGCACGAAATCATCCAGCGCTCAAAGCAGCGTATTCATGCCTTGATGGATCTGGTCGGTGATTTGCTTGACATGGCACGGATGGAGGGGGGGACCGTCCGCCGTGAAATCACCCCGCAACATATGGGGGGGGTATTAAAAGAAATCAAGGAACTCATAGAGCCCCTTGCCGACCGGAACGAGATCCGCCTTGAAGTTCAGGTTCCTGACGGTCTGCCCGCTGTTCCGGCGGACCGGGAAGAACTCATACGGATGCTGAACAACCTGGTGGGCAATGCCGTCAAATATAACCGACATGGCGGCCAGGTGAGAATTTGGGCTGAGCCGGACGGTCCCTATGTGAGGATCTCCGTCGCGGACACCGGCATCGGTATCAGCAAGGATGGCGTAAGCCGTCTGTTCTCGGAATTTTTTCGCGAAAAAAGAGAGGCGACCAGTCTCATTACCGGCACCGGGCTCGGGTTAAGCATCGTCAAACGCATCGTGGATTTTTATCATGGACGCATCGCAGTTGAAAGTGAACTTGATAAAGGCACCACCTTCACGGTCTGGCTTCCGGGGCAGGGGAAGGACAAGTAGGCAATAGGCAGTAAGTAGTAGGCAGTAGGCAGTAAGCAGTAAGCAGTAAGCAGTAAGCAGTAAGCAATGCATTGCGGTGACAACTGATTAAGGATCAGGGGTCGGGGGAAAGAGAAAATGTTGAGGTTGAGGCTGAGAAGGAATAACAATAACGAGTAACAAGTGACGAGTGACAAGTGACGAGTGACAAGTGACGAGTGACAAGTGAACAGTCAGACCAGGAAAATCGGGGGATGGAAAAATAAATGGCCAAATTCCTTTGCCCTGAACCCTGACACCTGACACCCGAACCCTTGAACCGGCTATATCAAAAACTAACTGGCCGATCGAGGTTTGTCTCAAGGAATAAATAAATATGTGTCTGGCAATACCGTCAAAAATCGTGAAGATTGAAAACAATATGGGGATCATCGACGTTGAAGGCGTTACCAGAGAGACGAATCTGATCCTCATTGAAGATGCCAGGGTCGGCGATTATGTGATCGTTCATGCCGGTTTTGCCATCCGAAAAATTGACGAATCAGAAGCACTGGAATCGTTGAAAATATTACGGAAAGTCGCTGCGATGGAGTTTGATGGGTGATTTATGGCCGTCAAAAGCATGGTGCCGGAATGCATTGCAAGAAAGTTCAGGGTAAACGGCATCGTCCAGGGGGTCGGCTTTCGTCCTTTTGTTTATGGGTTGGCAAACCGGTACCGGCTGAAAGGCGAGATTGCCAACACCTCATCCGGGGTTTCCCTGCATGTTGAGGGTTTCCGTGAGGACATCGAGTCCTTTGGCAGGGATCTTATCCAAAGCTGCCCGCCGCTGGCCCGCATAACCGATCTGGTGACAAGCGATGAACCCTTGAAGAATTTTCGCAAATTTACCATCGCAAAAAGCCAACACCAAAAAACCGTTTCGACTCTGATTTCCCCGGATGTTTCCATCTGTGCCGATTGTTTTAAGGAGCTGTTCGATCCCACGGATCGGCGGTATCGATACCCCTTCATTAACTGCACCAATTGCGGGCCGCGCTATACGATTATTGATCATATCCCCTATGACCGTCCCAACACCTCCATGCGGAAATTCAAAATGTGCCGCAGCTGTCAGTCCGAGTACGACGATCCCGGCAACCGGCGATTCCATGCGCAACCGAATGCCTGCGCCGTGTGCGGTCCCCAGGTCACCCTTTATGATCGTGCCGGAAAAAAGATGGATGCGCCCAATCCCGTCGAACATGCCGCGGCGCTGATAAAAGAAGGATATCTTCTGGCCGTCAAGGGTTTGGGTGGGTTTCATATAGCGGCCGATGCTGAAAACGATGAGGCCGTAACCCGCCTGCGGCAAAGAAAGCTTCGTGAAGAGAAACCGCTGGCGCTGATGTCAACCGATCTGTCGGATATCGCTGTTTACGCCCATGTCGATGCCGAGGAAGAAAACCTGCTGACATCGCCGCAGCGCCCGATCGTTCTGCTGCGCAAGCGGATTCCCAATCCCCTTTCGCAACAGGTTTCTCCGCGCAACACGTATTTCGGTGTCATGCTTCCCTATACCCCCCTCCATTATCAGATTTTAAACTGCGGCTTTACGGCCCTGGTGATGACCAGTGGAAACCGCAGCGAGGAACCCATCGCCATCGATAATGACGACGCCTTTGCGCGCCTGGCGGATATTGCCGATTATTTTTTAACCCATGACAGAGAAATCTATTTGCGCAGTGATGACTCCATCGTCAAACGAACAGCGGGCGACACCCGCTTTATGCGGCGCTCAAGAGGTTTTGTGCCGGCGCCTGTTTTTTTAAAATGCCGGGTCCCGCCTGTGCTTGCCTGCGGCGCCGAACAAAAAAATACGGTCTGTCTCACCAAAGGAAATCAGGCTTTTCTGAGCCAGCATATCGGAGATCTGGAGAATCTGGCAGCATATGATTTTTTTAAATTGACCATTGTGCATATGCAGCGGATACTGGATATCCATCCCGAAATCCTGGTCTGCGACCTCCATCCGGATTATCTGAGCACCCGCTATGTGCAGGAACAGGAAAAGGGCCAAAAGCTTCAGGTTCAGCATCACCATGCCCATGTTGTGAGCTGTATGTCCGAAAACGGGCTGGAGGGAGAGGTGATCGGTCTTGCATTTGACGGAACCGGTTATGGAACGGACGGCAGCATCTGGGGCGGTGAAATCCTGATCGCGGGTCCGGCAGGTTTCAAACGGGCTGCGTCCCTATCGACCGTTTCCCTGCCGGCCGGTGCTTCCGCCATTAAAGAACCCTGGAAAATGGCGGTCAGTTATCTCCATGCCGCTTTCGGCGAGGCTTTATGGAACCTGGACCTTCCGCTGTTTAAAGCGATCGATGAGAACCGGATCGTGCGAATCATTGAGATGATCACTAAGAAAATCAACTCGCCCGCCACCTCCAGCCTGGGTCGTCTCTTTGACGGCGTTGCCGCCATCGCGGGGATCCGAACGCATGTGTTTTTTGAAGGCCAGGCGGCTATGGAACTGGAGATGGCGGCATCAGAAAAGACGCCCGTATTTTATGACTATGAATGGAAATCGGAAGAAATCTATCAGGTGATGGTGCAACCCATCATTCGGGCCGTTGTGCGGGATGTCCAGGAAGGTTTGCCGCTAGCGGAAATCAGCGCCAGGTTCCATTTGACCCTGATCCGGATGTTTACCGACCTGTGCGGGGCGATCAGAGCCGACAGCGGCCTGAACCGGGTTGCGCTGAGCGGAGGGGTTTTTCAGAACGCGATACTTTTAAGTGGATTAGAACAGGCCCTGAGCCATAAAGGGTTTGACGTTTACAGCCATCGCCAGGTACCGGCCAATGACGGGGGCATATCCCTGGGGCAGGCCGTGATCGC from Desulfobacterales bacterium includes:
- a CDS encoding HypC/HybG/HupF family hydrogenase formation chaperone, with protein sequence MCLAIPSKIVKIENNMGIIDVEGVTRETNLILIEDARVGDYVIVHAGFAIRKIDESEALESLKILRKVAAMEFDG
- the hypF gene encoding carbamoyltransferase HypF; this translates as MAVKSMVPECIARKFRVNGIVQGVGFRPFVYGLANRYRLKGEIANTSSGVSLHVEGFREDIESFGRDLIQSCPPLARITDLVTSDEPLKNFRKFTIAKSQHQKTVSTLISPDVSICADCFKELFDPTDRRYRYPFINCTNCGPRYTIIDHIPYDRPNTSMRKFKMCRSCQSEYDDPGNRRFHAQPNACAVCGPQVTLYDRAGKKMDAPNPVEHAAALIKEGYLLAVKGLGGFHIAADAENDEAVTRLRQRKLREEKPLALMSTDLSDIAVYAHVDAEEENLLTSPQRPIVLLRKRIPNPLSQQVSPRNTYFGVMLPYTPLHYQILNCGFTALVMTSGNRSEEPIAIDNDDAFARLADIADYFLTHDREIYLRSDDSIVKRTAGDTRFMRRSRGFVPAPVFLKCRVPPVLACGAEQKNTVCLTKGNQAFLSQHIGDLENLAAYDFFKLTIVHMQRILDIHPEILVCDLHPDYLSTRYVQEQEKGQKLQVQHHHAHVVSCMSENGLEGEVIGLAFDGTGYGTDGSIWGGEILIAGPAGFKRAASLSTVSLPAGASAIKEPWKMAVSYLHAAFGEALWNLDLPLFKAIDENRIVRIIEMITKKINSPATSSLGRLFDGVAAIAGIRTHVFFEGQAAMELEMAASEKTPVFYDYEWKSEEIYQVMVQPIIRAVVRDVQEGLPLAEISARFHLTLIRMFTDLCGAIRADSGLNRVALSGGVFQNAILLSGLEQALSHKGFDVYSHRQVPANDGGISLGQAVIAAAVLGG
- a CDS encoding response regulator, translated to MQAEAHKILVVDDEPGIRRGCERVLRSQGHIVLMAENGEKGLELLQQQPNIDLVLVDLRMPGISGFEFLLQGQALVPETVFVMITAYATIESAVEATKRGAYDFIAKPFAPDDLLRLTDRALERVRLIRERNRLEAERRRRMLELVTEKSQFRTVIDCMTDGVIVCNAEQALVLYNPAARKMFSSLQSIRAPLKTEEVLECKDLIEMITAASARKKRLSNEIRLSLESKESWVLANVAPVIDLTSSRFLGTVTVLRDISDMKRVEQVKAQFMNMVAHELRAPLAAVDGYLAAIDGGFVQDSQKQHEIIQRSKQRIHALMDLVGDLLDMARMEGGTVRREITPQHMGGVLKEIKELIEPLADRNEIRLEVQVPDGLPAVPADREELIRMLNNLVGNAVKYNRHGGQVRIWAEPDGPYVRISVADTGIGISKDGVSRLFSEFFREKREATSLITGTGLGLSIVKRIVDFYHGRIAVESELDKGTTFTVWLPGQGKDK